The following are encoded in a window of Saccharothrix longispora genomic DNA:
- a CDS encoding molybdopterin-dependent oxidoreductase, with protein MKRWTAALVGLLGVAAALAAGHLVAALVGPPSSPFLAVGNTAIDFTPSPVKDFAVRTFGTYDKLVLLLGMALVLLVAALVAGLLSRRSPLPGTVLAVVLGLLGVAAVVYRPDLGQLGVLAPIASLVVGVAVFRALHARALRASAGPGPDAPDADAPDADAPDTDARRAGVDSEGRRRFLIASGATAVGAAVAGAGGQLLATRVDVEASRRAVGDLTPARPAPPIPATADFAGEGTPSFITPNRDFYRVDTALSVPRVRAEDWVLRVHGMVDRELNLRYDDLRRRDLVERTITMTCVSNEVGGPYVSTANFVGVPLRDVLREAGVRDGADQLLSTSADGWTAGSPVDVVMEEDRGALVALAMNGEPLPLEHGFPARLVVPGLYGYVSATKWVVDLELTTFAARKAYWLERGWGERGPIKVMSRIDSPKGLSTVTGRAVVTGVAWAQPTGVGKVELRSDGGPWQTAQLAEEVNGSTWRMWRAELDLPPGGHLVEVRATDADGVTQPQARVAPVPDGATGWHSVFFTIE; from the coding sequence ATGAAGCGCTGGACCGCCGCACTCGTCGGACTGCTCGGAGTGGCCGCCGCACTGGCGGCCGGACACCTGGTCGCGGCGCTGGTGGGACCGCCGTCGTCGCCGTTCCTCGCGGTCGGCAACACGGCGATCGACTTCACGCCGAGCCCGGTCAAGGACTTCGCCGTCCGCACGTTCGGCACGTACGACAAGCTCGTGCTGCTGCTCGGCATGGCGCTGGTCCTGCTGGTCGCGGCGCTGGTGGCGGGCCTGCTGTCGCGCCGCTCCCCGCTGCCCGGCACGGTGCTCGCGGTCGTGCTGGGCCTGCTCGGCGTCGCGGCGGTGGTGTACCGGCCGGACCTGGGGCAGCTGGGCGTCCTGGCACCGATCGCGAGCCTGGTGGTGGGCGTCGCGGTGTTCCGCGCCCTGCACGCCCGCGCCCTGCGCGCCTCCGCCGGACCCGGACCCGATGCGCCCGACGCCGACGCGCCCGACGCCGACGCGCCCGACACCGACGCGCGCCGCGCCGGCGTCGACTCCGAGGGCAGGCGGCGGTTCCTCATCGCCTCGGGCGCCACGGCGGTCGGCGCGGCCGTCGCGGGCGCGGGCGGGCAGCTCCTGGCCACCCGCGTGGACGTGGAGGCGTCGCGCCGCGCCGTCGGCGACCTCACCCCCGCCCGGCCGGCCCCGCCGATCCCCGCCACCGCCGACTTCGCCGGTGAGGGCACGCCGAGCTTCATCACCCCCAACCGGGACTTCTACCGCGTCGACACCGCCCTGAGCGTCCCGCGCGTGCGCGCCGAGGACTGGGTGCTGCGCGTGCACGGCATGGTCGACCGCGAGCTGAACCTCCGCTACGACGACCTGCGCCGCCGCGACCTGGTCGAGCGCACGATCACGATGACCTGCGTGTCCAACGAGGTCGGCGGCCCGTACGTGTCCACCGCGAACTTCGTCGGCGTCCCGCTGCGCGACGTGCTGCGGGAGGCGGGCGTGCGGGACGGCGCCGACCAGCTGCTCTCCACCAGCGCCGACGGCTGGACCGCGGGCAGCCCGGTCGACGTCGTGATGGAGGAGGACCGCGGCGCGCTCGTCGCCCTCGCCATGAACGGCGAGCCGCTGCCCCTGGAGCACGGGTTCCCGGCCCGCCTCGTCGTGCCCGGCCTCTACGGCTACGTGTCGGCCACCAAGTGGGTCGTCGACCTGGAGCTGACCACGTTCGCCGCCCGGAAGGCGTACTGGCTGGAGCGCGGCTGGGGCGAGCGGGGGCCGATCAAGGTCATGTCCCGCATCGACAGCCCCAAGGGCCTCTCCACGGTCACCGGCAGGGCCGTGGTCACCGGCGTGGCCTGGGCGCAGCCCACGGGCGTCGGCAAGGTCGAGCTGCGCTCCGACGGCGGGCCGTGGCAGACCGCGCAGCTGGCGGAGGAGGTCAACGGCTCGACCTGGCGGATGTGGCGGGCCGAGCTGGACCTGCCGCCGGGCGGTCACCTGGTCGAGGTGCGCGCCACGGACGCGGACGGTGTCACGCAGCCGCAGGCGCGCGTGGCCCCCGTTCCCGACGGCGCGACCGGCTGGCACTCGGTTTTTTTCACGATCGAGTGA
- a CDS encoding glutaredoxin family protein, with translation MSHHVTLMSRVDCHACERARADLERICGELGVPWDVRDVDADRELRAEYGDRVPVILVDGEEHGYWSVEEDRLRAALA, from the coding sequence GTGAGCCACCACGTCACGTTGATGAGCCGGGTCGACTGCCACGCCTGCGAGCGGGCCAGGGCGGACCTGGAGCGGATCTGCGGTGAGCTGGGCGTCCCCTGGGACGTCCGGGACGTCGACGCCGACCGCGAGCTGCGCGCCGAGTACGGCGACCGGGTGCCGGTGATCCTGGTCGACGGCGAGGAGCACGGGTACTGGTCGGTCGAGGAGGACCGGCTGCGGGCGGCGCTCGCCTGA
- a CDS encoding AMP-binding protein — MVPQEVELAASARNVADLVRASAHRGPKHVALVDVTTANSVTWAELDAAVDAEAHRLVRAGVEPGDRVVVRMPTGPAFCVAVFGVLRAGGVVVPAGPGQPARELQRLVADSGARLLIGDGGGSDAEVLPEPTPEPTGEARAEEFAAIGSGEDLAVLGYTSGTSGSPRGAMLSHRALLANVEQCAALRPAPVTAGDRVLLALPLFHVYGLGPGLFQVAGAGATAVLLERFDPDQALTAIREHRVTTLVGVPPMYSAILAQPAERLREDLATVRLFTSGAAPLAPGVLDAVRGVVGLPVYEGYGLTETGPVLTSTLAGGTPKPGSVGRALPGVQVRLVDTDGRPLDLDEDEPGTGLVAAKGDNLFSGYWPDGAHGPDADGWFRTGDVGYLDEDGDLHLVDRAGDLIIVNGFNVYPHEVEQVVGELDGVAEAAAVGVPDERTGESVKVVLVRVEGSGLTEDEVREHCAARLAKFKVPTVVEFADALPHSPTGKLARARLRLPLS; from the coding sequence GTGGTTCCCCAGGAGGTCGAGTTGGCCGCTTCCGCCCGCAACGTCGCCGACCTGGTTCGCGCCTCCGCGCACCGTGGACCCAAGCACGTCGCACTGGTCGATGTCACGACTGCGAACAGCGTCACCTGGGCGGAGCTGGACGCCGCCGTGGACGCCGAGGCGCACCGGTTGGTCCGAGCGGGTGTCGAGCCCGGCGACCGGGTGGTCGTGCGGATGCCCACCGGCCCCGCGTTCTGCGTCGCCGTGTTCGGCGTGCTGCGCGCCGGCGGCGTCGTGGTGCCCGCCGGTCCGGGCCAGCCCGCCCGCGAGCTCCAGCGCCTCGTGGCCGACAGCGGCGCGCGGCTGCTGATCGGCGACGGCGGCGGCAGCGACGCCGAGGTGCTGCCCGAGCCGACCCCGGAGCCCACCGGGGAGGCCCGCGCGGAGGAGTTCGCCGCGATCGGCTCCGGCGAGGACCTGGCCGTCCTCGGCTACACCTCCGGCACGTCCGGTTCGCCGCGCGGCGCGATGCTGTCGCACCGGGCGCTGCTGGCCAACGTCGAGCAGTGCGCGGCCCTGCGGCCCGCCCCGGTCACCGCGGGCGACCGGGTGCTGCTCGCGCTGCCCCTGTTCCACGTCTACGGCCTCGGCCCCGGCCTGTTCCAGGTGGCGGGCGCGGGCGCGACGGCCGTGCTGCTGGAGCGGTTCGACCCCGACCAGGCGCTCACCGCCATCCGCGAGCACCGGGTGACCACGCTCGTCGGCGTCCCCCCGATGTACTCGGCGATCCTGGCCCAGCCCGCCGAGCGGCTCCGCGAGGACCTCGCGACCGTCCGGTTGTTCACCTCCGGCGCCGCACCGCTCGCGCCCGGCGTGCTCGACGCCGTGCGCGGGGTCGTCGGCCTGCCCGTCTACGAGGGCTACGGCCTCACCGAGACCGGCCCGGTGCTCACCAGCACCCTCGCCGGCGGGACGCCCAAGCCCGGCTCGGTCGGCCGCGCGCTGCCCGGCGTGCAGGTGCGGCTGGTCGACACCGACGGCCGCCCGCTCGACCTGGACGAGGACGAGCCCGGCACCGGCCTGGTCGCCGCGAAGGGCGACAACCTGTTCAGCGGCTACTGGCCCGACGGGGCGCACGGCCCGGACGCCGACGGCTGGTTCCGCACCGGTGACGTCGGCTACCTCGACGAGGACGGCGACCTGCACCTGGTGGACCGGGCGGGCGACCTGATCATCGTCAACGGCTTCAACGTCTACCCGCACGAGGTCGAGCAGGTGGTGGGCGAGCTGGACGGGGTGGCCGAGGCGGCGGCGGTCGGCGTGCCCGACGAGCGCACCGGCGAGTCGGTGAAGGTCGTGCTGGTGCGCGTCGAGGGCAGCGGGCTGACCGAGGACGAGGTGCGGGAGCACTGCGCGGCGCGGCTGGCGAAGTTCAAGGTGCCGACCGTGGTGGAGTTCGCCGACGCCCTGCCGCACTCGCCGACCGGGAAGCTGGCCCGGGCCCGGCTGCGGCTGCCCCTGTCCTGA
- a CDS encoding sigma-70 family RNA polymerase sigma factor: MTARARENPVRTNRTLRSRWSAGGQSSTIDSVGSNAAEEPWDLVRAAQDGDTGAFGALYDRYVDVVYRYVLFRVGDRTFAEDVTSETFLRALRGIRSISYQGRDVGAWFVTIARNIVFDHVKSSRYRLEVTTAELTDNREVADGPEQEVLTGAANAELLRCVAQLGDDQRECITLRFIQGLSVAETAARMGRNEGAVKALQHRAVRRLAQLLPNWLR, encoded by the coding sequence ATGACCGCACGGGCACGCGAGAACCCCGTCCGAACCAACCGGACGCTCCGCTCACGGTGGAGCGCGGGAGGGCAGTCCAGCACGATCGACAGCGTGGGGAGCAACGCGGCCGAGGAGCCGTGGGACCTCGTCCGTGCCGCGCAGGACGGCGACACGGGCGCGTTCGGCGCGCTCTACGACCGGTACGTGGACGTGGTGTACCGGTACGTGCTGTTCCGCGTGGGCGACCGGACGTTCGCCGAGGACGTGACCAGCGAGACCTTCCTGCGCGCCCTGCGCGGCATCCGCTCCATCAGCTACCAGGGCCGCGACGTGGGCGCCTGGTTCGTCACCATCGCCCGCAACATCGTCTTCGACCACGTGAAGTCCAGCCGCTACCGGCTGGAGGTGACCACGGCCGAGCTGACCGACAACCGCGAGGTCGCGGACGGGCCGGAGCAGGAGGTGCTGACCGGCGCGGCCAACGCCGAACTGCTCCGCTGCGTCGCCCAGCTGGGTGACGACCAGCGGGAATGCATCACCCTGCGCTTCATCCAGGGCTTGTCCGTCGCCGAGACGGCCGCGAGGATGGGCCGCAACGAGGGCGCCGTCAAGGCCCTGCAGCACCGCGCGGTGCGCCGGTTGGCCCAACTGCTGCCGAACTGGCTGCGATGA
- a CDS encoding DUF5667 domain-containing protein: MGRGITPLWRHRQREQFARAVDAHLGDERPGEARDEDEAFADELAVVALLRKAAVTSGPDEETRARMRERVLGASPPPPARVDVVRPHRAGARGRLAVALVAALCLVFSLAGMSLLLSRDALPGDALYGVKRTAESASLGLTFGEEPKGHKRLEFAAARLDELETLVDRYRESGGGPLGAYLTALADFDADAAAGSRVLTALGADSDQGALDGLRDWASTQSDRLAGLLGSLPAGAAPRADESRDLLDRIAERAVALRARAGCTAVASGEVDQVGPLPARDDCAASPAPVGTTAPTTVAPTAPPGSAAVVPPTAPDGEPGRTAPEQPGTATPAPGATPTAPLPLPLPPVTTTPGPLLPLPTLTLPSLPLPGLGG; the protein is encoded by the coding sequence GTGGGCAGAGGGATCACGCCGTTGTGGCGTCACAGGCAGCGCGAGCAGTTCGCCCGCGCCGTCGACGCGCACCTCGGGGACGAACGCCCCGGCGAGGCGCGGGACGAGGACGAGGCGTTCGCCGACGAGCTGGCCGTCGTGGCCCTGCTGCGGAAAGCCGCAGTCACCTCCGGGCCCGACGAGGAGACCAGGGCCAGGATGCGCGAGCGCGTCCTCGGCGCGAGCCCCCCGCCGCCCGCCCGGGTCGACGTCGTCCGCCCGCACCGCGCCGGTGCGCGCGGCCGCTTGGCGGTCGCACTGGTCGCCGCGCTGTGCCTCGTGTTCTCGCTCGCCGGGATGAGCCTCCTGCTGAGCCGCGACGCGCTGCCCGGTGACGCCCTCTACGGGGTGAAGCGGACCGCCGAGTCCGCCTCGCTCGGCCTGACCTTCGGCGAGGAGCCGAAGGGCCACAAGCGCCTGGAGTTCGCCGCCGCGCGCCTCGACGAGCTGGAGACGCTCGTCGACCGCTACCGCGAGTCCGGCGGCGGACCGCTCGGGGCGTACCTGACCGCGCTGGCCGACTTCGACGCCGACGCCGCGGCCGGTTCCCGCGTGCTGACCGCGCTCGGGGCGGACTCGGACCAGGGCGCGCTCGACGGGCTCCGCGACTGGGCCTCGACCCAGTCCGACCGGCTCGCCGGGCTGCTGGGGTCGCTGCCCGCCGGGGCCGCGCCGCGCGCCGACGAGTCCCGGGACCTGCTCGACCGGATCGCCGAGCGCGCGGTCGCGCTGCGCGCCCGCGCGGGGTGCACCGCGGTCGCGTCCGGCGAGGTCGACCAGGTGGGTCCGCTGCCCGCCCGGGACGACTGCGCCGCGTCGCCGGCCCCGGTGGGCACGACCGCGCCGACGACGGTCGCGCCCACCGCACCGCCCGGGTCCGCGGCGGTCGTCCCGCCCACCGCGCCCGACGGCGAGCCCGGCCGGACCGCACCGGAGCAGCCCGGCACCGCGACCCCCGCGCCGGGCGCCACGCCGACCGCGCCGCTGCCGCTGCCCCTCCCGCCGGTCACCACCACGCCCGGACCGCTGCTGCCGCTGCCCACCCTGACGCTCCCGTCGCTGCCGCTGCCCGGCCTGGGCGGCTGA